In Embleya scabrispora, the DNA window GCCTGCTCGTGCGTGAACCGTCGGGCCGCGTAGGTGCGTCCGAGGACCAACAGGAAGGCGATCAGACCGCCCGTCACGTGCATGCCGTGGAAGCCGGTGGTCAGGTAGAAGACCGAACCGTAAGCCGACGACGAAAGAGTCGTGCCCTCCTTGACCAGCTCCGTGTACTCCATCACCTGACCGCCGACGAAGACGGCGCCCATGATGAAGGTGATGATGAACCACATGCGGAGCTTCTTGACGTCACCGCGTTCGGCCGCGAAGACGCCGAGCTGACAGGTGAGCGAGGACAGCACGAGGATCGTCGTGTTGCCCGTCGAGAACGGGATGTTCAGCTCACCGGCGTGCTCGCGCCAGGCGTCCGAGCCGGTGACCGACCGGATGGTGAAATACATCGCGAACAAGGCCGCGAAGAACATCAGCTCCGACGCCAACCAGACGATCGTGCCGATGCTGACCAAGTTGGGACGGTTGAGTGTCCCGTGTGTCCCGTGTGAGGGGGGCCCGGTTTCTAGTGAAGTTGCTGTCGCCACGGCGGCCATTATTGCGGTCGCCGGATCTGCCCACACTTCGGGGGGTAACCCTCGTTGAACGTGTCGGGGTT includes these proteins:
- a CDS encoding cytochrome c oxidase subunit 3, coding for MAAVATATSLETGPPSHGTHGTLNRPNLVSIGTIVWLASELMFFAALFAMYFTIRSVTGSDAWREHAGELNIPFSTGNTTILVLSSLTCQLGVFAAERGDVKKLRMWFIITFIMGAVFVGGQVMEYTELVKEGTTLSSSAYGSVFYLTTGFHGMHVTGGLIAFLLVLGRTYAARRFTHEQATAAIVVSYYWHFVDVVWIGLFFTIYVIR